The following are from one region of the Stanieria cyanosphaera PCC 7437 genome:
- a CDS encoding Uma2 family endonuclease, producing MQLQAHNYTPEEYLKLEEEAEYKSEYRDGAIIPMTGGTTNHNEISGNLYSNLKFNLKKQNYRVYIADVRLWIPRHRVYIYPDVMLIQGEPIYADKGTTTVTNPVMIAEILSPSTQNYDQGDKFTYYRSIPEMKEYILISQQKYHVMQYAKTESGWLLSEYEAEELEIDLTCVDLKLELADIYAGVDFSN from the coding sequence ATGCAATTACAAGCTCATAACTATACTCCAGAAGAATATCTGAAGCTAGAGGAAGAAGCAGAATACAAAAGTGAGTACCGCGACGGAGCAATCATTCCCATGACAGGAGGAACGACCAATCATAATGAAATCTCAGGCAATCTGTATAGCAATTTAAAATTTAATCTCAAAAAACAAAACTATCGCGTATACATAGCTGACGTTAGATTGTGGATACCTCGCCATCGCGTCTATATTTATCCCGATGTCATGTTAATTCAGGGAGAACCTATCTATGCAGATAAAGGTACGACTACAGTGACTAATCCTGTGATGATTGCGGAAATTCTTTCTCCTTCTACTCAAAATTACGACCAAGGAGATAAGTTTACTTATTATCGCTCGATTCCTGAAATGAAGGAATATATTTTGATTTCACAGCAAAAATATCATGTAATGCAATATGCTAAAACGGAGTCGGGATGGTTATTATCTGAATATGAAGCAGAAGAGCTTGAGATTGATTTGACTTGTGTCGATTTAAAATTGGAACTAGCAGATATTTATGCAGGAGTTGATTTTAGTAACTGA
- a CDS encoding THUMP domain-containing class I SAM-dependent RNA methyltransferase, whose amino-acid sequence MNNYFATVARGLEEIAAQELEKIGAKNVRPDFTGVYFQGDQTLLYRVNLWSRIIFRVLVPIAEIKSYNAEQLYRNVQNIDWSEYLNPEMTLAVNCTGKNSNLNHTHFTALQIKNAIVDQQQKQFGERSNIQTDHPDLLVNAHINNNFCTISLDSSGSSLHRRGYRPAMGLAPLKETLAVALLDMAEWKPNLPFLDPLCGSGTLPIEAALKALNIAPGLSRKFGFQSWLDFDSTLWQQLITEAKNNQLTQLPQPIFGSDRDADVIELAQINAQNCGLENQIEFYQQELATIEAPTSEGVIICNPPYGQRIGNTEELGELYKLLGDIFKQRFKGWTAYVLTGNKELSKKIGLRTSRRLAVYNGSIPCTLLKYELY is encoded by the coding sequence ATGAATAATTATTTTGCTACAGTTGCTCGTGGTTTAGAAGAAATTGCTGCTCAAGAATTAGAAAAAATAGGAGCAAAAAATGTTCGTCCAGATTTTACTGGAGTTTATTTTCAAGGAGATCAAACTTTACTTTATCGAGTTAATCTTTGGTCGAGAATAATCTTTCGAGTTTTAGTTCCAATTGCTGAGATAAAAAGTTATAATGCCGAGCAATTGTATCGCAATGTTCAGAATATTGATTGGTCAGAATATCTAAATCCAGAGATGACTTTAGCTGTTAATTGTACAGGAAAAAATTCTAATCTCAATCATACTCATTTTACAGCATTGCAAATAAAAAATGCCATTGTTGACCAACAACAAAAACAATTTGGTGAACGTTCCAATATTCAAACCGATCATCCTGATTTATTAGTTAATGCTCATATTAATAACAATTTTTGTACGATTAGTTTAGATAGTTCTGGTTCGAGTTTACATCGCCGAGGTTATCGTCCTGCGATGGGACTAGCACCTTTAAAAGAAACTCTAGCTGTTGCCTTATTAGACATGGCAGAATGGAAACCTAATTTACCTTTTTTAGACCCTTTATGTGGTTCGGGAACTTTACCTATTGAAGCAGCTTTAAAAGCTTTAAATATTGCTCCAGGATTGTCGAGAAAATTTGGTTTTCAATCGTGGTTAGATTTCGATTCAACTCTTTGGCAACAACTTATTACTGAAGCAAAAAACAATCAATTAACTCAACTTCCTCAACCAATTTTTGGAAGCGATCGCGATGCTGATGTAATTGAACTAGCACAAATTAATGCTCAAAATTGTGGTTTAGAAAATCAAATTGAATTTTATCAACAAGAATTAGCAACCATTGAAGCACCAACTTCAGAAGGCGTTATTATCTGTAATCCTCCTTACGGACAAAGAATAGGAAATACAGAAGAGTTAGGAGAACTATACAAGTTATTAGGAGATATTTTTAAACAAAGATTTAAAGGATGGACAGCTTATGTTTTAACAGGCAATAAAGAATTATCTAAAAAAATTGGCTTAAGAACTTCTCGCCGTCTTGCTGTTTACAATGGTTCGATTCCTTGTACTTTACTAAAATATGAATTGTATTAA